A genomic region of Chitinimonas arctica contains the following coding sequences:
- the gspN gene encoding type II secretion system protein N: MKRLTWPWWVALVLLTLLFLVLRLPASILGMVVAAQTDGKLQLAASQGSLWQGSAQPILQDAALAERLEWAWQPAGLLRGKLGYAIKLDGGQALLSFGLGGLELREADLTFAAGPLLRLDARTRAYGLTGQLRVASPELHWKDGKPVGQLSVDWLGATSTLVPSLNPLGDYRATLVPAGDGWRLQLATLAGVLQLNGGGDWQAKQGLRGEVSLKAAPGAEAQLAPFLGQIGPGGPDAARTIKFGD, from the coding sequence ATGAAGCGGCTGACTTGGCCATGGTGGGTGGCGCTGGTGCTATTGACCCTGCTTTTCCTGGTGCTGCGCTTGCCGGCCAGTATCCTGGGCATGGTGGTGGCGGCGCAGACCGACGGTAAATTGCAGCTGGCGGCCAGCCAGGGCAGTCTGTGGCAGGGTTCGGCCCAGCCTATCCTGCAGGATGCGGCGCTGGCCGAGCGGCTGGAATGGGCCTGGCAGCCTGCCGGCCTGCTGCGCGGCAAGCTGGGCTATGCCATCAAACTCGACGGTGGCCAGGCGCTGCTGTCGTTTGGCTTGGGTGGGTTGGAACTGCGCGAGGCCGATCTGACCTTCGCCGCCGGCCCCTTGCTGCGGCTCGATGCACGCACCCGTGCCTATGGCCTTACCGGCCAGCTACGCGTGGCCAGTCCCGAGCTGCATTGGAAGGACGGCAAGCCGGTCGGCCAGCTCAGCGTGGATTGGCTGGGCGCGACTTCCACCCTGGTTCCCAGCCTCAATCCCTTGGGCGACTACCGTGCCACCCTGGTGCCGGCCGGCGACGGCTGGCGATTGCAGCTGGCGACCCTGGCGGGTGTGCTGCAATTGAATGGCGGGGGTGACTGGCAGGCGAAGCAGGGCCTTCGCGGTGAAGTCAGCCTGAAGGCCGCGCCTGGGGCGGAAGCACAGCTGGCTCCCTTCCTTGGCCAGATCGGGCCGGGCGGCCCGGATGCGGCGCGCACGATCAAATTTGGCGATTAG
- the lon gene encoding endopeptidase La encodes MSQHTELPAQPIDMPLLPLRDVVVFPYMVIPLFVGRPKSIRALEAAMEAGKQILLLAQKNAAKDEPVAADMYDIGTVATILQMLKLPDGTVKVLVEGSQRALVEQITEEEGHFTVTAKPVPMDVAEDTETEAMRRALLGQFDQFVKLNKKIPPEVLTSLSGIERAGRLADTIAAHLPLKLEQKQEILEMFPVGERLEHLLKQLESELDILQVEKRIRGRVKRQMEKSQREYYLNEQVKAIQKELGEIEEGAELDELETRIKAAGLSKDAKAKADAELKKLKMMSPMSAEATVVRNYIDTLIGLPWKKKTKISKNLAEAETVLDTDHYGLDKVKERIVEYLAVQQRVDKLKAPILCLVGPPGVGKTSLGESIARATNRKFVRMALGGVRDEAEIRGHRRTYIGSMPGKILQSMSKAGVKNPLFLLDEVDKMGADFRGDPSSALLEVLDPAQNHAFSDHYLEVDYDLSDVMFVATANSLNIPAALLDRMEIIRLAGYTEDEKVNIAEKYLVPKQMTANGLKENELVIQESALRDIVRFYTREAGVRSLDREVARICRKVVKALLLKPSDKRVTVTAKNLDKYLGVQKFTYGLAEENNQVGQVTGLAWTEVGGELLTIEAVSLPGKGKMITTGTLGDVMQESIQAALSVVRSRAESLGIDTDFYQKHDIHIHLPEGATPKDGPSAGIAITTSMVSVLTGIPVRADVAMTGEITLRGEVLPIGGLKEKLLAAHRGGIKHVLIPDGNTKDLVEIPDNIKQKLEIHPVKWIDQVLALALERQPVPRSTELAVAADTTAAAPATPPVAPSTTPTKH; translated from the coding sequence ATGTCCCAGCATACCGAACTGCCCGCACAACCGATCGACATGCCGCTTCTGCCTCTGCGCGATGTGGTGGTCTTTCCCTATATGGTCATCCCCCTGTTCGTGGGCCGTCCCAAGTCCATACGCGCGCTGGAAGCGGCCATGGAAGCCGGCAAGCAGATCCTGCTGCTGGCGCAGAAGAATGCCGCCAAGGACGAACCGGTCGCTGCCGACATGTACGATATCGGCACGGTTGCCACCATCCTGCAGATGCTGAAACTGCCGGACGGTACGGTCAAGGTGCTGGTGGAGGGTAGCCAGCGCGCCCTGGTGGAGCAGATCACCGAGGAGGAAGGCCATTTCACCGTGACCGCCAAGCCGGTACCCATGGACGTGGCCGAAGATACCGAAACCGAAGCCATGCGCCGGGCGCTGCTGGGCCAGTTCGACCAGTTCGTCAAATTGAACAAGAAGATCCCGCCCGAGGTATTGACCTCGCTGTCCGGGATCGAGCGTGCGGGTCGCCTGGCCGATACCATCGCCGCGCATCTGCCGCTGAAGCTGGAACAAAAGCAGGAAATCCTGGAAATGTTCCCGGTCGGCGAGCGGCTGGAACATTTGCTCAAGCAATTGGAATCCGAGCTGGACATCCTGCAGGTCGAAAAGCGCATCCGTGGCCGGGTAAAGCGCCAGATGGAAAAAAGCCAGCGCGAGTACTACCTGAACGAGCAGGTCAAGGCCATCCAGAAAGAACTGGGCGAGATCGAGGAAGGCGCCGAGCTGGACGAGCTGGAAACCCGCATCAAGGCCGCCGGTTTGTCCAAGGACGCCAAGGCCAAGGCGGATGCCGAGCTGAAAAAGCTGAAGATGATGTCGCCCATGTCGGCCGAGGCCACCGTGGTGCGCAACTATATCGATACGCTGATCGGTCTTCCCTGGAAGAAGAAGACGAAAATCAGTAAGAACTTGGCAGAAGCCGAAACCGTCCTGGATACGGATCATTATGGTCTGGACAAAGTGAAGGAGCGGATCGTCGAGTATCTCGCCGTGCAACAGCGTGTGGACAAGCTCAAGGCTCCCATCCTGTGCCTGGTGGGGCCACCCGGCGTCGGCAAGACCTCGCTGGGTGAAAGCATTGCCCGCGCGACCAATCGCAAGTTCGTCCGCATGGCTTTGGGCGGGGTGCGCGACGAGGCCGAGATTCGCGGCCATCGCCGGACCTACATCGGCTCCATGCCGGGCAAGATCCTGCAGAGCATGAGCAAGGCCGGCGTGAAGAACCCGCTCTTCCTGCTGGACGAGGTGGACAAGATGGGCGCCGATTTCCGTGGCGACCCCTCCTCGGCCCTGCTGGAAGTGCTGGACCCGGCACAGAACCATGCTTTCAGCGATCACTATCTGGAAGTGGATTACGATTTGTCGGATGTCATGTTCGTCGCCACCGCCAATTCGTTGAATATCCCGGCGGCGCTGCTGGACCGGATGGAAATCATCCGCCTGGCCGGCTACACGGAAGACGAGAAGGTCAACATCGCCGAGAAATACCTGGTGCCCAAGCAGATGACCGCGAACGGCCTGAAGGAGAACGAGCTGGTTATCCAGGAGTCCGCCCTGCGCGATATCGTGCGCTTCTACACCCGCGAGGCCGGCGTTCGCAGCCTGGATCGCGAAGTGGCGCGTATCTGCCGCAAGGTGGTCAAGGCTTTGCTGCTCAAGCCTTCGGACAAGCGGGTAACGGTGACCGCCAAGAACCTGGACAAGTATCTCGGCGTGCAGAAATTCACCTATGGCCTGGCTGAGGAAAACAACCAGGTAGGCCAGGTGACGGGTTTGGCCTGGACCGAGGTGGGTGGCGAGTTGCTGACCATCGAAGCCGTATCCTTGCCGGGCAAGGGCAAGATGATCACCACCGGCACCTTGGGTGACGTGATGCAGGAATCCATCCAGGCCGCCTTGTCGGTGGTACGCAGCCGCGCCGAAAGCTTGGGGATAGATACCGACTTTTACCAAAAGCACGATATCCATATCCATTTGCCCGAGGGTGCAACCCCCAAGGACGGCCCTTCGGCGGGTATCGCCATCACCACGTCCATGGTGTCGGTACTGACCGGCATCCCGGTACGTGCCGATGTGGCGATGACCGGTGAGATCACCCTGCGTGGGGAAGTGCTACCCATCGGTGGTTTGAAGGAGAAGCTGCTGGCTGCCCATCGTGGCGGTATCAAGCATGTACTGATTCCCGATGGCAATACCAAGGATCTGGTCGAGATCCCTGACAATATCAAGCAAAAGCTGGAGATCCACCCGGTCAAGTGGATAGACCAGGTGTTGGCCCTGGCATTGGAGCGCCAGCCGGTACCGCGCAGTACGGAGCTTGCGGTGGCGGCGGACACGACCGCTGCCGCGCCGGCCACGCCGCCGGTGGCGCCCAGCACGACGCCGACCAAGCATTGA
- a CDS encoding peptidylprolyl isomerase, translating to MFEFVQNNRRAVGVALGLVVLGLMVGGGMATYEPNGQATYVAKVGDVEITERDLAMANGGQAVAETARPQLLQDLIQQQLLANEGKKLNVGVSEDQLRAEIQKVEAFKGEDGRFSLERYKQFLSQRQMTPAQLESRLTDDLRTRRLAGALSLSSIHSQQTGERLLQALTEAREVTPLLFSPDRFLAQATVTPAEIKQYYDGHQAEFRMPERVKLAYLVLSREELARSVELEPAAIQAYYDKNQRDLAAEERQVRHILIKADPKASKEVRTAARQKIDQLLAQVKQEPARFAELAKQNSEDTGSAVQGGDLGYFPRGAMVKAFDAAAFKLAKGELSGVVETEFGYHILQVENIRTKTLEELKPVIEQRLRQEAAQKRFAAEAEKFSDMVYQQGDSLQGAATAFKLTVRESDWLTREASADPMLNQAKLREAVFGDDVLKKKHNSEAVEVAPGTLVSARILAHEAARQLPLADVTAKIGEQLKRERAVKLAQAEGKKALAALQAGNTAGYEWAATAVVSRMRPEGLEKPAVDAIFGLPGAKLPAYTGVEGKDNYVLFRVGKAAQQALPPEMVKNMPQTLQKLAGEEALVAYLAQLRKQQNVQMR from the coding sequence ATGTTTGAATTCGTGCAGAACAACCGCCGGGCAGTAGGTGTTGCGCTTGGCTTGGTGGTCCTCGGTTTGATGGTCGGCGGTGGTATGGCGACCTATGAGCCTAATGGACAAGCAACGTATGTCGCCAAGGTTGGCGACGTCGAGATTACCGAGCGCGACCTGGCGATGGCCAATGGCGGGCAGGCCGTGGCGGAAACAGCCAGGCCGCAGCTGTTGCAGGACCTGATCCAGCAGCAGTTGCTGGCCAATGAGGGCAAGAAGCTCAATGTCGGCGTCAGCGAAGATCAGCTACGCGCCGAGATTCAGAAGGTCGAGGCCTTCAAGGGCGAAGATGGCCGTTTCAGCCTGGAGCGCTACAAGCAGTTTCTTTCCCAACGGCAAATGACGCCGGCGCAATTGGAATCGCGGCTGACCGATGATTTGCGCACCCGTCGCCTGGCCGGCGCGCTATCGCTCAGCAGCATCCACTCCCAGCAGACCGGCGAGCGGCTGTTGCAGGCACTGACCGAGGCGCGCGAAGTCACGCCTCTGCTATTTTCGCCGGATCGCTTCCTTGCCCAGGCTACGGTTACCCCGGCCGAGATCAAACAATACTACGATGGCCACCAAGCCGAATTCCGCATGCCGGAGCGCGTCAAGCTAGCCTACCTGGTGTTGTCACGCGAGGAACTCGCCCGCTCGGTGGAACTGGAGCCGGCGGCAATCCAGGCCTATTACGACAAAAATCAACGCGATCTGGCAGCTGAAGAGCGCCAAGTGCGCCATATCCTGATCAAGGCTGATCCGAAGGCCAGCAAGGAAGTCCGTACCGCTGCCCGGCAAAAGATCGATCAGCTGCTTGCCCAAGTCAAACAGGAACCCGCGCGTTTCGCCGAGCTGGCCAAGCAAAACTCCGAGGATACCGGTTCGGCCGTTCAGGGCGGTGACTTGGGATATTTCCCCCGGGGTGCCATGGTCAAGGCTTTCGATGCGGCTGCGTTCAAGCTGGCCAAGGGCGAGCTGAGCGGCGTGGTGGAGACCGAATTCGGTTATCACATCCTGCAAGTGGAAAATATCCGGACCAAGACCCTGGAAGAACTGAAGCCGGTTATCGAACAGCGCTTGCGGCAGGAAGCGGCGCAAAAGCGCTTCGCCGCGGAAGCCGAGAAGTTCTCCGATATGGTCTACCAGCAAGGGGACAGTCTGCAGGGCGCCGCGACGGCATTCAAGCTGACGGTGCGTGAAAGCGACTGGCTTACCCGCGAAGCCAGCGCCGACCCGATGCTGAACCAGGCCAAGCTGCGCGAAGCGGTGTTCGGCGACGATGTATTGAAGAAGAAGCACAACAGCGAAGCCGTTGAAGTCGCGCCCGGCACCCTGGTCTCCGCCCGCATCCTGGCGCACGAGGCTGCCCGGCAACTGCCCCTGGCCGATGTGACGGCCAAGATCGGCGAGCAGCTCAAGCGCGAACGTGCCGTCAAGCTGGCCCAGGCGGAAGGCAAGAAGGCGCTGGCCGCCCTGCAGGCAGGTAATACGGCGGGCTACGAGTGGGCGGCCACCGCGGTCGTCAGCCGTATGCGTCCCGAAGGGCTGGAAAAGCCTGCGGTCGATGCGATCTTTGGCCTGCCCGGCGCCAAGCTGCCCGCTTATACCGGCGTGGAAGGCAAGGACAACTACGTGCTGTTCCGCGTAGGCAAGGCTGCGCAGCAAGCGCTGCCACCCGAGATGGTCAAGAATATGCCGCAGACCCTGCAGAAACTGGCTGGCGAGGAAGCCCTGGTGGCTTATCTGGCGCAATTGCGCAAGCAGCAAAACGTACAGATGCGTTGA
- a CDS encoding CheR family methyltransferase yields the protein MKDARLPFSPVAGNTMPANREFKFTQQDFERVKKLIYDYAGIALNDSKHDMVYGRLAKRLRAHGFTTFQEYLVLLERGNEAEWEAFINSLTTNLTSFFRESHHFPVLLDHLRANKAFGTLNIWCSAASTGEEPWSLAITAAEAFDSLRPPVRIISTDLDTNVLKTGQAGIYSAEKVEKLTPAQLSRFFIKRSDGQFEIRAELREMMTFRRQNLIDPSWSLRAPIDAIFCRNVMIYFDRATQLKILERFAPLLRPNGLLFVGHSENLYHASHLFKLRGKTVYELEKPK from the coding sequence ATGAAAGACGCCAGACTCCCCTTTTCGCCCGTTGCCGGCAATACGATGCCGGCCAATCGTGAATTCAAATTCACTCAGCAGGATTTCGAGCGCGTCAAAAAGCTGATTTACGATTATGCCGGCATCGCCCTGAACGACAGCAAGCACGATATGGTCTATGGCCGCCTGGCCAAGCGGTTGCGGGCGCATGGCTTTACCACCTTCCAGGAATACCTGGTACTGCTGGAACGCGGCAATGAAGCGGAGTGGGAGGCGTTCATCAATTCGTTGACCACCAACTTGACCTCATTTTTTCGCGAGTCGCACCACTTCCCGGTCTTGCTCGACCATTTGCGCGCCAACAAGGCATTTGGCACGCTCAATATCTGGTGTTCGGCCGCTTCCACCGGCGAGGAGCCGTGGTCGCTCGCCATCACGGCAGCGGAGGCCTTTGATTCCTTGCGGCCACCGGTGCGCATTATTTCCACCGACCTGGACACCAATGTCCTGAAGACCGGCCAGGCAGGCATCTATAGCGCAGAGAAGGTGGAGAAGTTGACACCGGCGCAACTAAGCCGCTTTTTCATCAAACGCTCCGACGGCCAGTTCGAGATTCGGGCGGAATTGCGCGAGATGATGACCTTTCGCCGCCAGAACCTGATTGACCCGAGCTGGTCCTTGCGCGCCCCCATCGATGCCATCTTTTGCCGCAACGTAATGATCTATTTCGATCGCGCTACCCAGCTGAAGATACTGGAACGCTTCGCCCCGCTGCTACGCCCCAATGGCCTGTTGTTCGTCGGCCACTCCGAGAACCTTTACCACGCTTCCCATCTGTTCAAGCTACGCGGCAAGACCGTGTACGAACTGGAAAAGCCCAAGTAA
- a CDS encoding HU family DNA-binding protein codes for MNKSELIDAIAAEAEISKAAAGKALDATIAAVTKTLKGGEMVTLVGFGTFYVGERSARSGRNPRTGATIKIKAAKQPKFRAGKSLKDAVQ; via the coding sequence GTGAATAAGTCGGAACTGATTGACGCCATCGCCGCCGAAGCCGAGATTTCGAAAGCCGCAGCAGGAAAAGCACTGGATGCAACCATTGCTGCTGTGACCAAGACTCTCAAGGGCGGCGAGATGGTGACGCTAGTTGGCTTTGGTACTTTTTATGTGGGTGAGCGAAGTGCGCGAAGTGGCCGCAATCCGCGTACCGGAGCGACCATCAAGATCAAGGCTGCAAAACAACCTAAATTTCGTGCTGGTAAATCTCTAAAGGATGCCGTACAATAG
- the clpX gene encoding ATP-dependent Clp protease ATP-binding subunit ClpX encodes MTDKEKLLYCSFCGKSQHEVRKLIAGPQVFICDECIELCNDIVREELQGGGAATSAAAKTPGGNKLPSPAEIRASLDQYVIGQDKAKKTLAVAVYNHYKRLANPAAKAGDVELAKSNILLIGPTGSGKTLLAQTLARLIDVPFVMADATTLTEAGYVGEDVENIIAKLLQKCDWDIEKAQRGIIYVDEIDKISRKSDNPSITRDVSGEGVQQALLKLIEGTVASIPPSGGRKHPNQEFLQVDTTNILFICGGAFDGLVNVIRQRSQKGGIGFGASVQSKESGKDVGKTLRETEPEDLIKFGLIPEFVGRLPVVATLDELDEAALVTILTEPKNSLIKQYQKLFELEGAELEVRPEALAAIARKALVRKTGARGLRSILEGALLDTMYELPSQHDVQKVVIDENVIDHDGQPIMVHADPQRAQAA; translated from the coding sequence ATGACCGATAAAGAAAAACTCCTTTACTGCTCCTTCTGCGGCAAGAGCCAGCATGAAGTACGCAAGTTGATCGCCGGACCGCAGGTTTTCATCTGCGACGAGTGTATCGAACTGTGCAACGATATCGTGCGCGAAGAGCTGCAAGGCGGCGGCGCCGCGACCAGCGCGGCCGCCAAGACGCCGGGCGGTAACAAGCTGCCCTCGCCGGCCGAGATACGCGCTTCGCTGGACCAGTATGTGATCGGCCAGGACAAAGCCAAGAAGACCTTGGCGGTTGCCGTATACAACCACTACAAGCGCCTTGCCAACCCGGCTGCCAAGGCGGGCGACGTGGAGCTGGCCAAGTCCAATATCCTGTTGATCGGGCCTACCGGTTCGGGCAAGACGCTGTTGGCGCAGACCCTGGCCCGCTTGATCGATGTACCCTTCGTGATGGCCGATGCCACCACGCTGACCGAGGCTGGCTATGTCGGCGAGGATGTCGAGAACATCATCGCCAAGCTGCTGCAAAAGTGTGATTGGGATATCGAGAAGGCGCAGCGCGGCATTATCTATGTCGACGAAATCGACAAAATTTCGCGCAAGTCCGACAATCCGTCCATCACCCGCGACGTATCGGGCGAAGGCGTGCAGCAGGCCTTGCTGAAACTGATCGAAGGGACGGTCGCGTCCATTCCTCCTTCGGGCGGCCGCAAGCACCCGAACCAGGAGTTCCTGCAGGTCGATACCACCAATATCCTGTTTATCTGCGGCGGCGCCTTCGACGGACTGGTCAATGTGATCCGCCAGCGTTCGCAAAAGGGCGGCATCGGTTTTGGCGCTTCGGTCCAGTCCAAGGAATCGGGCAAGGACGTGGGCAAGACCCTGCGCGAAACCGAGCCGGAAGACTTGATCAAATTCGGCCTGATCCCTGAATTCGTCGGCCGCCTGCCGGTAGTGGCGACGCTGGACGAGTTGGATGAAGCGGCGCTGGTCACCATCCTGACCGAGCCGAAGAACTCGCTGATCAAGCAGTATCAGAAGCTGTTCGAGCTGGAAGGCGCCGAGCTGGAAGTGCGCCCCGAAGCCCTGGCGGCGATTGCCCGCAAGGCGCTGGTCCGCAAGACCGGTGCGCGCGGCCTGCGCTCCATCCTGGAAGGCGCCCTGCTCGATACCATGTATGAACTGCCGTCGCAGCATGATGTGCAAAAAGTCGTGATCGACGAGAACGTTATCGATCACGATGGCCAGCCCATCATGGTGCATGCCGACCCGCAACGGGCACAGGCTGCATAA
- the gspM gene encoding type II secretion system protein GspM, with product MKSHLAPLIEFWKQRNTRERAILAAGGGLLLLALIYGLVIAPVARERARLQASLPGLRADVARFQRDLQEAKGQPAGAANSGDISALVMAAGWPAGTATVDSKDDKHGAVHAKSVAWPSLTALMAAAQSQGWKLSKLSVRSPDGTDTVDADLEWTR from the coding sequence ATGAAATCCCATCTCGCTCCCCTGATCGAATTCTGGAAGCAGCGCAATACGCGCGAACGCGCCATTCTGGCCGCCGGTGGTGGCTTGTTGCTGCTTGCCCTGATCTATGGCCTGGTCATCGCGCCGGTAGCGCGCGAACGGGCTCGCCTGCAAGCCAGCCTGCCGGGCTTGCGGGCCGACGTGGCGCGTTTTCAGCGTGATCTGCAAGAAGCCAAGGGGCAGCCGGCCGGTGCAGCCAATAGCGGCGATATCTCAGCCCTGGTGATGGCGGCGGGTTGGCCCGCTGGCACCGCAACGGTCGATAGCAAGGATGACAAGCATGGCGCGGTGCACGCCAAGTCCGTCGCCTGGCCCAGCCTGACCGCGCTGATGGCGGCCGCCCAGTCGCAAGGCTGGAAGCTCAGCAAACTGTCGGTACGTTCACCGGATGGCACGGACACCGTCGATGCCGACCTGGAGTGGACGCGATGA
- the tig gene encoding trigger factor gives MQAQLETLGQLERRLDFAIPSADIETAVDARLKKVARNARIQGFRPGKAPMKLVAANYGMQVREEVLGEQVQSAFAKAVQAQALRVAGFPRFEGKPAEGDAFNFSATFEVYPEVVVGDLSGKEIERPVLAVTDAEVDKTIEILRKQRTRFDRVERAAEKGDRVIVDFKGTIDGVAFAGGSSENYAFQAGEGQMLPEFDSAVLGMKEGDSKTFDLSFPAEYQGKEVAGKTAQFEVSVKNVAGAQVPELDSEFAKLLGIADGDVAKLRAEIRKNVEREVKRRLTARAKEAVMQALLEVSPIEVPRALIGQEIGRLVENAKQEMQQRGFDPKDMPFPQELFEEQAKRRVSLGLILAEVVRANGLQAKPEQITAIVEEFAESYEHPEDVVKWYYASRDRLEGPEALALEDNVVEFVFAKAKTVEKQLAFDELMGQQA, from the coding sequence ATGCAAGCACAACTGGAAACGCTGGGCCAACTGGAGCGTCGTCTCGACTTCGCCATCCCGTCCGCCGATATCGAAACCGCCGTGGATGCCCGTCTCAAGAAGGTGGCGCGTAACGCACGTATCCAGGGCTTCCGCCCGGGCAAGGCGCCCATGAAGCTGGTGGCGGCCAATTACGGCATGCAGGTTCGCGAAGAAGTACTGGGCGAGCAAGTGCAATCGGCATTCGCCAAGGCAGTGCAGGCACAAGCGCTGCGCGTGGCGGGCTTCCCCCGTTTTGAAGGCAAGCCGGCCGAAGGCGATGCATTCAATTTCAGCGCCACCTTCGAGGTTTACCCCGAAGTCGTGGTGGGTGACCTGTCCGGCAAGGAAATCGAGCGTCCGGTATTGGCCGTGACCGATGCCGAAGTGGACAAGACCATCGAGATCCTGCGTAAGCAGCGCACCCGTTTCGATCGCGTCGAACGTGCCGCCGAGAAGGGCGATCGCGTGATCGTCGACTTCAAGGGCACCATCGACGGTGTCGCCTTTGCCGGCGGCTCCAGCGAGAACTATGCCTTCCAGGCTGGCGAAGGCCAGATGCTGCCGGAATTCGACAGCGCCGTGCTGGGCATGAAGGAAGGCGACAGCAAGACTTTCGACCTGTCCTTCCCGGCTGAATACCAAGGCAAGGAAGTGGCCGGCAAGACCGCCCAGTTCGAAGTCAGCGTGAAGAACGTGGCCGGCGCGCAAGTGCCCGAGCTGGACAGCGAATTCGCCAAGCTGCTGGGTATCGCCGATGGCGATGTGGCCAAGCTGCGCGCCGAGATCCGCAAGAACGTCGAACGCGAAGTGAAGCGTCGCCTGACCGCCCGTGCCAAAGAAGCGGTCATGCAAGCCCTGCTGGAAGTCAGCCCGATCGAAGTGCCGCGCGCGCTGATCGGCCAGGAAATCGGCCGTCTGGTCGAAAACGCCAAGCAGGAAATGCAACAACGCGGCTTCGACCCCAAGGACATGCCTTTCCCGCAGGAACTGTTCGAAGAACAAGCCAAGCGCCGCGTCAGCCTGGGCCTGATCCTCGCCGAAGTGGTGCGCGCCAACGGCCTGCAAGCCAAGCCGGAGCAGATCACCGCCATCGTCGAAGAATTCGCCGAGAGCTATGAGCATCCGGAAGATGTGGTCAAGTGGTACTATGCCAGCCGGGATCGCCTCGAAGGGCCGGAAGCACTGGCATTGGAAGACAATGTGGTTGAGTTTGTGTTTGCCAAGGCCAAGACGGTCGAAAAGCAGTTGGCATTTGATGAACTGATGGGCCAACAAGCCTGA
- the clpP gene encoding ATP-dependent Clp endopeptidase proteolytic subunit ClpP, producing the protein MSNWNPADWRNTQTEPQGLGYVPMVIEQSGRGERAYDIYSRLLKERVIFLVGPVNDVTANVVVAQMLFLESENPDKDIFLYINSPGGSISAGMSIYDTMQFIKPDVSTLCVGMAASMGAFLLQAGTKGKRFALPNSTVMIHQPLGGYQGQATDIEIHAKYILSLRERLNKLMSEHTGRSLEEITRDSDRDNFMTAAEAQAYGLVDQVITSRQALA; encoded by the coding sequence ATGAGCAACTGGAATCCCGCCGACTGGCGCAATACCCAAACCGAACCACAGGGCCTCGGCTATGTGCCGATGGTGATCGAACAGAGTGGTCGCGGGGAGCGTGCCTACGACATCTATTCCCGCCTTTTGAAGGAACGGGTGATCTTCCTGGTAGGTCCGGTAAACGACGTCACCGCCAATGTGGTGGTCGCGCAGATGCTCTTCCTGGAATCCGAGAATCCGGACAAGGACATCTTCCTGTACATCAACAGCCCGGGCGGGTCCATCTCGGCCGGTATGTCGATCTACGACACCATGCAATTCATCAAGCCGGATGTTTCCACCCTGTGCGTGGGCATGGCGGCCAGCATGGGTGCTTTCCTGTTGCAGGCCGGCACCAAGGGCAAGCGTTTTGCCCTGCCCAATTCGACGGTCATGATTCACCAGCCACTGGGCGGTTACCAGGGCCAGGCGACCGATATCGAGATCCATGCCAAGTACATCCTCAGCCTGCGCGAGCGGCTGAACAAGCTGATGTCGGAGCACACCGGGCGTTCTCTGGAAGAGATCACCCGCGACAGCGACCGCGATAATTTCATGACTGCCGCCGAAGCCCAGGCTTATGGCCTGGTGGATCAGGTGATTACCTCGCGTCAGGCCCTTGCTTAA